A single window of Jiangella alkaliphila DNA harbors:
- the rsgA gene encoding ribosome small subunit-dependent GTPase A — protein MARRTAASSYDERDVKVRPGRGSRPRSKLRPAHADARSGLVIAVDRGRYTCVVEPDGHTVTAMTARELGRKAVVVGDHVGLVGDVSGQTGALARIVRVEKRTTVLRRSADDDDPVERVIVANADQLLIVTAVADPEPRPRLIDRALVAAFDAGIEPLLCITKADLADPAPLVDAYAPLQVPAVVARRSPGTEATDVREVAEYLRDHVTVLIGHSGVGKSTLVNALVPGADRATGRVNVVTGRGRHTSTSAVALPLPGGGWVIDTPGIRSFGLAHVDPDRLILAFPDLAAETEDCPRGCTHADGAPECGLDAALAAGRVDPDRLASYRRLLASRDRQVGD, from the coding sequence ATGGCCCGGCGGACCGCCGCCTCGTCCTACGACGAGCGCGACGTCAAGGTCCGCCCCGGCCGCGGCTCGCGCCCGCGCAGCAAGCTCCGGCCGGCTCATGCCGACGCCAGGTCGGGCCTGGTCATCGCCGTCGACCGCGGCCGCTACACCTGCGTCGTCGAGCCCGACGGGCACACCGTCACGGCCATGACCGCACGCGAGCTGGGCCGCAAGGCCGTCGTGGTCGGCGACCATGTCGGCCTGGTCGGCGACGTGTCCGGCCAGACCGGCGCGCTGGCCCGCATCGTCCGGGTCGAGAAGCGCACGACAGTGCTGCGGCGCAGCGCCGACGACGACGATCCGGTCGAGCGGGTCATCGTCGCCAACGCCGACCAGCTCCTCATCGTCACCGCCGTCGCCGACCCCGAACCCCGGCCGCGGCTGATCGACCGCGCCCTGGTCGCCGCGTTCGACGCCGGCATCGAGCCGCTGCTTTGCATCACCAAGGCCGACCTCGCCGACCCCGCGCCACTGGTCGACGCGTACGCACCGCTGCAGGTCCCCGCCGTCGTGGCGCGCCGGTCGCCGGGCACCGAGGCGACAGACGTCCGCGAGGTGGCCGAGTACCTGCGCGACCACGTCACCGTCCTGATCGGCCACTCCGGCGTCGGCAAGTCGACACTGGTGAACGCGCTGGTCCCGGGTGCCGACCGCGCCACCGGGCGGGTCAACGTCGTCACCGGGCGAGGCCGGCACACGTCGACCAGCGCGGTCGCGCTGCCGCTGCCGGGCGGCGGCTGGGTCATCGACACCCCGGGCATCCGTTCGTTCGGGCTCGCTCACGTCGACCCGGACCGGCTCATCCTCGCCTTCCCCGACCTCGCCGCCGAGACCGAGGACTGCCCCCGCGGCTGCACCCACGCCGACGGCGCACCGGAGTGCGGGCTCGACGCCGCGCTGGCGGCCGGCCGCGTCGACCCGGACCGCCTGGCGTCGTACCGCCGCCTGCTGGCCAGCCGTGACCGTCAGGTCGGGGATTGA
- the aroA gene encoding 3-phosphoshikimate 1-carboxyvinyltransferase, producing the protein MTDTTAPLWPAPTAVTPVDATIELPGSKSITNRALVLAALADAPSLVRHPLLARDTRLMIDALHALGTGIVADGDDVRVTPAPFRGDTAVDTGLAGTVMRFVPPVAALAAGDVRFDGDPHARKRPMGTVLDALRALGVSIDDDGRGLLPFTVAGAGAVPGGDVTIDASASSQFVSGLLLSAPRYDKGVTVHHDGKPVPSQPHIDMTVGLLRERGVEVDDATANTWRVEPGVVRAVDTVVEPDLSNAAPFLAAAVLTGGTVRVPRWPASTTQPGAELRDLLAQMGADVSLSGNGVLTVRGGGTVLGLDADLHDVGELTPVLAALAAVATTPSHLRGIAHLRGHETDRLAALAAEINGLGGDVTETADGLDIRPVPLHAGVFHSYADHRMAQAGAVLGLVVPGVEVEDIATTAKTLADFPGMWAALLGEPTA; encoded by the coding sequence ATGACCGACACCACCGCCCCGCTCTGGCCTGCACCGACCGCCGTCACGCCGGTCGACGCGACCATCGAGCTGCCCGGGTCCAAATCCATCACCAACCGCGCGCTCGTGCTCGCCGCGCTCGCCGACGCCCCGTCGCTGGTGCGGCACCCGCTGCTGGCGCGCGACACCCGGCTGATGATCGACGCGCTGCACGCGCTGGGCACCGGCATCGTGGCCGACGGTGACGACGTGCGCGTCACGCCCGCGCCGTTCCGCGGCGACACCGCCGTCGACACCGGCCTGGCCGGCACCGTCATGCGGTTCGTCCCGCCGGTCGCGGCGCTGGCCGCCGGTGACGTCCGGTTCGACGGCGACCCGCACGCCCGCAAGCGGCCCATGGGCACCGTGCTCGACGCGCTGCGGGCGCTCGGCGTCAGCATCGACGACGACGGCCGCGGCCTGCTGCCGTTCACCGTCGCCGGCGCCGGCGCGGTCCCCGGCGGCGACGTCACCATCGACGCGTCGGCGTCGTCACAGTTCGTCAGCGGGCTGCTGCTGTCCGCGCCGCGCTACGACAAGGGCGTCACCGTCCACCACGACGGCAAGCCGGTCCCGTCGCAGCCGCACATCGACATGACGGTGGGCCTGCTGCGCGAGCGCGGCGTCGAGGTCGACGACGCCACGGCGAACACCTGGCGGGTCGAGCCGGGCGTCGTCCGGGCCGTCGACACCGTGGTCGAGCCCGACCTCTCCAACGCAGCGCCGTTCCTGGCCGCCGCCGTGCTGACCGGCGGGACGGTCCGGGTGCCGCGCTGGCCCGCGTCGACCACGCAGCCGGGTGCGGAGCTGCGCGACCTGCTGGCTCAGATGGGCGCCGACGTGTCGCTGTCCGGCAACGGCGTGCTGACAGTGCGCGGCGGCGGCACGGTGCTCGGCCTCGACGCCGACCTGCACGACGTCGGCGAGCTGACCCCCGTCCTGGCGGCACTGGCCGCCGTCGCCACCACGCCGTCGCACCTGCGCGGCATCGCCCACCTGCGCGGGCACGAGACCGACCGGCTGGCGGCGCTGGCCGCGGAGATCAACGGGCTGGGCGGCGACGTCACCGAGACCGCCGACGGCCTCGACATCCGGCCGGTGCCGCTGCACGCGGGCGTGTTCCACAGCTACGCCGACCACCGCATGGCGCAGGCCGGCGCCGTCCTCGGGCTGGTCGTGCCGGGCGTCGAGGTCGAGGACATCGCGACCACCGCCAAGACGCTGGCCGACTTCCCCGGCATGTGGGCCGCCCTGCTCGGCGAGCCGACGGCGTGA
- the glpK gene encoding glycerol kinase GlpK: MTQYVAAIDQGTTSTRCMIFDHSGRVVSVDQREHRQIFPQAGWVEHDPEEVWQNTREVCAGALAKRDLVTNDIVAVGITNQRETAVVWDRTTGKPVYNAIVWQDTRTDRIVDELGKDGGPDRYRARTGLPLATYFSGPKVNWILDNVEGARAKAEAGDLLFGNMDTWVLWNATGGPDGGLHYTDPTNASRTMLMDLDTLSWAEDHAADMGIPLSMLPEIRSSSEVYGNIRERGALGGVPVAGILGDQQAATFGQACLSPGEAKNTYGTGNFVLLNTGTEKVMSENGLLTTVCYKIGDNAAVYALEGSIAVTGSLVQWLRDNLGIIGAAPEIEPLARSVDDNGGAYFVPAFSGLFAPYWRSDARGAIVGLTRFVNKGHIARAVLEATAFQSREVIDAMNADSGVALTSLKVDGGMVANELLMQFQADILGVPVIRPVVAETTALGAAYAAGLATGFWGSEDDIRTNWAQDKQWDPDMDDAHREKIYRTWKKAVTKTFDWVDNS, from the coding sequence ATGACTCAGTACGTAGCCGCCATCGATCAGGGGACCACATCCACCCGGTGCATGATCTTCGATCACTCCGGGCGGGTGGTCTCCGTCGACCAGCGGGAGCATCGGCAGATCTTCCCGCAGGCCGGCTGGGTGGAGCACGATCCGGAAGAGGTCTGGCAGAACACCCGTGAGGTCTGCGCGGGCGCACTGGCCAAGCGGGACCTCGTCACCAACGACATCGTGGCCGTCGGCATCACGAACCAGCGCGAGACGGCCGTCGTCTGGGACCGCACGACCGGCAAGCCGGTCTACAACGCGATCGTGTGGCAGGACACCCGCACCGATCGCATCGTCGACGAGCTGGGCAAGGACGGCGGACCGGACCGGTATCGCGCCCGGACCGGCCTGCCGCTCGCGACGTACTTCTCCGGCCCGAAGGTGAACTGGATCCTCGACAACGTCGAGGGCGCCCGGGCCAAGGCCGAGGCCGGCGACCTGCTGTTCGGCAACATGGACACCTGGGTGTTGTGGAACGCCACGGGCGGTCCGGACGGCGGGCTGCACTACACCGACCCGACCAACGCCTCGCGCACCATGCTGATGGACCTCGACACCTTGTCGTGGGCCGAGGACCATGCGGCCGACATGGGCATCCCGCTGTCGATGCTGCCGGAGATCCGGTCGTCGTCGGAGGTGTACGGCAACATCCGCGAGCGCGGCGCGCTGGGCGGCGTCCCGGTCGCCGGGATCCTCGGCGACCAGCAGGCGGCCACGTTCGGCCAGGCCTGCCTGTCGCCGGGCGAGGCGAAGAACACCTACGGCACCGGCAACTTCGTCCTGCTGAACACCGGGACGGAGAAGGTGATGAGCGAGAACGGCCTGCTCACCACCGTCTGCTACAAGATCGGCGACAACGCCGCCGTCTACGCGCTGGAGGGCTCCATCGCGGTCACCGGCTCGCTGGTGCAGTGGTTGCGCGACAACCTCGGCATCATCGGCGCGGCGCCCGAGATCGAGCCGCTGGCGCGCAGCGTCGACGACAACGGCGGGGCGTACTTCGTCCCGGCGTTCTCCGGTCTGTTCGCGCCGTACTGGCGCTCCGACGCCCGGGGGGCGATCGTCGGGCTCACCCGATTCGTCAACAAGGGACACATCGCCCGCGCGGTCCTGGAGGCCACGGCCTTCCAGTCCCGCGAGGTCATCGACGCCATGAACGCCGACTCCGGCGTGGCGCTGACGTCGCTGAAGGTCGACGGCGGCATGGTCGCCAACGAGTTGCTCATGCAGTTCCAGGCCGACATCCTCGGCGTCCCGGTCATCAGGCCGGTCGTCGCGGAGACGACGGCGCTCGGCGCGGCGTACGCGGCGGGCCTCGCGACCGGGTTCTGGGGCAGCGAGGACGACATCCGCACCAACTGGGCGCAGGACAAGCAGTGGGACCCCGACATGGACGACGCCCACCGCGAGAAGATCTACCGCACCTGGAAGAAGGCCGTCACGAAGACCTTCGACTGGGTCGACAACAGCTAG
- a CDS encoding MIP/aquaporin family protein has protein sequence MDLSFGDIFQPEFLGTAMLTLLGCGVVATAILTQSKGLGGGWLLINFGWGLAVFAGVYVAFDSGAHINPAVTIGMAVEGTTEWSDVPAYLLAQFAGAFVGAVVCWLAFKQHFDAEEDKGKQLGVFSTGPQIRNPLWNTITEVVGTFVLLFVIFSFGNSPADLGPLPVALLVVGIGASLGGPTGYAINPARDLGPRIAHFLLPIRGKGPSDWGYAWVPIVGPIIGGILGALLARAIY, from the coding sequence ATGGACCTGAGTTTCGGCGACATCTTCCAGCCCGAGTTCCTCGGCACCGCCATGCTGACCCTGTTGGGTTGCGGCGTGGTGGCGACCGCGATCCTCACGCAGAGCAAGGGACTCGGCGGCGGCTGGTTGCTCATCAACTTCGGCTGGGGCCTCGCGGTCTTCGCCGGCGTGTACGTGGCGTTCGACTCCGGCGCCCACATCAACCCCGCCGTGACGATCGGCATGGCGGTCGAAGGCACCACCGAGTGGTCCGACGTGCCGGCCTACCTGCTCGCGCAGTTCGCCGGAGCGTTCGTCGGTGCCGTGGTCTGCTGGCTGGCGTTCAAGCAGCACTTCGACGCCGAAGAGGACAAGGGCAAGCAGCTCGGCGTGTTCTCGACCGGCCCGCAGATCCGCAACCCGCTGTGGAACACCATCACCGAGGTCGTCGGCACCTTCGTCCTGCTGTTCGTCATCTTCTCGTTCGGCAACTCGCCGGCCGACCTCGGCCCGCTGCCCGTCGCCCTCCTGGTCGTCGGCATCGGCGCCTCTCTCGGTGGCCCGACCGGCTACGCCATCAACCCGGCCCGTGACCTCGGCCCCCGCATCGCGCACTTCCTGCTGCCGATCAGGGGCAAGGGCCCGAGCGACTGGGGCTACGCCTGGGTGCCGATCGTGGGCCCGATCATCGGCGGCATCCTCGGCGCCCTGCTCGCCAGGGCGATCTACTGA
- a CDS encoding glycerol-3-phosphate dehydrogenase/oxidase: MIDVTGDSARPETAGLSSRLGPQARQDNWDRLGSEHFDVVVIGGGVVGTGAALDAVTRGLRVALVEARDFAAGTSSRSSKLFHGGLRYLEQFEFGLVREALHERELMLTRIAPHLVKPVSFLYPLKHRWWERPYTAAGLLMYDTMGGARSVPGQKHLTRAGALRLFPGLRHDALIGGVRYYDAQADDARHTLTVARTAAHYGAVVRSSTQVIAFLREADRITGVRVRDVETGAEQEVPADVVVNATGVWTDEMQRLAGTRGRFRVRSSKGVHIVVPRDRIAAESGLILRTEKSVLFVIPWRNHWVIGTTDTDWTFDLAHPAATKADIDYILEHVNSVLATPITHDDIEGVFAGLRPLLAGESEQSSKLSREHAVARPAPGMVAIAGGKYTTYRVMAKDAIDAARTDLRGWIRPSITDKVPLVGADGYHALVNQVDRLGEEHGVHPHRLRHLLDRYGSMVHEVLALADGRPELLQPIPGAADYLQVEVVYAVTHEAALHVSDVLTRRTRISIEYPHRGLDSSEAVARLMAETLGWDAATIAREVDVYRKRVEAERASQTEPDDQAADGVRSSAPEFRPGVAEPVV, translated from the coding sequence GTGATCGACGTGACCGGTGACAGCGCGCGGCCCGAGACCGCCGGCCTGAGCAGCCGGCTGGGGCCGCAGGCCCGGCAGGACAACTGGGACCGGCTCGGCTCCGAGCACTTCGACGTCGTCGTCATCGGCGGCGGCGTGGTGGGCACCGGCGCCGCGCTCGACGCCGTCACCCGCGGGCTGCGGGTGGCGCTGGTCGAGGCGCGCGACTTCGCCGCCGGCACGTCCAGCCGGTCGAGCAAGCTGTTCCACGGCGGCCTGCGCTACCTCGAGCAGTTCGAGTTCGGCCTGGTGCGCGAGGCGCTGCACGAGCGCGAGCTCATGCTCACCCGCATCGCGCCGCACCTGGTCAAGCCGGTGAGCTTCCTCTACCCGCTCAAGCACCGCTGGTGGGAGCGCCCGTACACCGCGGCCGGCCTGCTCATGTACGACACCATGGGCGGCGCCCGCTCGGTGCCGGGCCAGAAGCACCTCACCCGGGCCGGCGCGCTGCGGCTGTTCCCCGGCCTGCGCCACGACGCGCTGATCGGCGGCGTCCGCTACTACGACGCCCAGGCCGACGACGCCCGCCACACCCTCACCGTCGCCCGCACCGCCGCCCACTACGGCGCCGTCGTACGGTCGTCGACGCAGGTCATCGCGTTCCTGCGCGAGGCCGACCGCATCACCGGCGTCCGTGTCCGCGACGTCGAGACCGGCGCCGAGCAAGAGGTCCCCGCCGACGTCGTCGTCAACGCCACCGGCGTCTGGACCGACGAGATGCAGCGGCTGGCCGGCACCCGCGGCCGGTTCCGGGTGCGCTCCAGCAAGGGCGTGCACATCGTCGTCCCGCGCGACCGCATCGCCGCCGAGAGCGGGTTGATCCTGCGCACGGAGAAGTCGGTGCTGTTCGTCATCCCGTGGCGCAACCACTGGGTCATCGGCACCACCGACACCGACTGGACGTTCGACCTCGCCCACCCGGCGGCCACGAAGGCCGACATCGACTACATCCTCGAGCACGTCAACTCCGTCCTGGCCACGCCGATCACCCACGACGACATCGAGGGCGTGTTCGCGGGGCTGCGGCCGCTGCTGGCCGGTGAGAGCGAGCAGAGCTCGAAGCTGTCGCGCGAGCACGCGGTGGCCCGGCCGGCGCCCGGCATGGTCGCCATCGCCGGCGGCAAGTACACGACGTACCGGGTCATGGCCAAGGACGCCATCGACGCCGCCCGCACCGACCTGCGCGGCTGGATCCGCCCGTCCATCACCGACAAGGTGCCGCTCGTCGGCGCCGACGGCTACCACGCCCTCGTCAACCAGGTCGACCGGCTGGGCGAGGAGCACGGCGTCCACCCGCACCGCCTGCGGCACCTGCTCGACCGCTACGGCTCGATGGTGCACGAGGTGCTCGCGCTCGCCGACGGCCGCCCGGAACTGCTGCAGCCGATCCCCGGCGCCGCCGACTACCTCCAGGTCGAGGTCGTCTACGCGGTCACGCACGAGGCCGCCCTGCACGTCAGCGACGTGCTGACCCGGCGCACGCGCATCAGCATCGAGTACCCGCACCGTGGCCTCGACTCCTCCGAGGCGGTCGCCCGGCTGATGGCCGAGACCCTCGGCTGGGACGCGGCGACCATCGCCCGCGAGGTCGACGTCTACCGCAAGCGCGTCGAGGCCGAGCGCGCATCGCAGACCGAGCCCGACGATCAAGCGGCCGACGGCGTCCGGTCGTCCGCCCCCGAGTTCCGCCCCGGCGTCGCCGAACCCGTCGTCTGA
- a CDS encoding DMT family transporter, translating into MTTTTLPPRTSAMDAAAAAALVVFWSSGFIGARLGTEHAPADTMLAWRYLIAAAILLPVVGPRLVRLARRDLGRHAVVGLLAQTLYLGGVVTGIGLGVPAGTTALIAALQPLVVATAARRLLGEAVSVRARLGLWLGLAGVGIVVADDIGAGGSAWTYLLPVGGMLALSAGTVLEQRWRPGGGIAASLTTHVVIAAVAFTAEAAVFGRLTVPQSGGFWWAVVWVLALSTAGGYGAYLVVLRRSGATRVSSLLYLTPPTTAVWAWLMFGDELGMLTLTGFAVCAAAVWLVLGRRPLP; encoded by the coding sequence ATGACGACCACGACGCTCCCCCCACGCACGTCCGCCATGGACGCCGCGGCGGCCGCCGCCCTCGTCGTCTTCTGGAGCTCCGGGTTCATCGGCGCTCGGCTCGGCACCGAGCATGCGCCCGCCGACACCATGCTGGCGTGGCGTTACCTCATCGCCGCCGCGATCCTGCTGCCGGTCGTCGGCCCGCGGCTGGTCCGCCTCGCCCGCCGCGACCTCGGCCGGCACGCCGTCGTCGGGCTGCTGGCGCAGACGCTCTACCTCGGCGGCGTCGTCACCGGCATCGGCCTCGGCGTCCCGGCCGGCACGACCGCGCTGATCGCGGCCCTGCAGCCGCTGGTCGTCGCCACCGCGGCCCGCCGGCTGCTCGGCGAGGCGGTCAGCGTGCGCGCCCGGCTGGGACTGTGGCTCGGCCTGGCCGGCGTCGGCATCGTCGTCGCGGACGACATCGGCGCCGGCGGGTCGGCGTGGACGTACCTGCTGCCGGTCGGCGGGATGCTGGCGCTGTCGGCCGGGACGGTGCTGGAGCAGCGGTGGCGGCCCGGTGGCGGCATCGCCGCCTCGCTGACCACCCACGTCGTGATCGCGGCCGTCGCCTTCACCGCGGAGGCGGCTGTGTTCGGGCGGCTGACCGTGCCGCAGTCCGGCGGGTTCTGGTGGGCCGTCGTGTGGGTGCTGGCGCTGTCGACCGCCGGCGGCTACGGGGCGTACCTGGTGGTGCTGCGCCGCAGCGGGGCGACGCGGGTGAGCAGTCTGCTCTACCTGACGCCGCCGACGACCGCGGTGTGGGCGTGGCTCATGTTCGGTGACGAGCTCGGCATGCTCACACTGACCGGGTTCGCCGTGTGTGCTGCCGCCGTGTGGCTGGTGCTGGGTCGCCGGCCGCTCCCCTGA